Proteins found in one Candidatus Methylomirabilota bacterium genomic segment:
- the holA gene encoding DNA polymerase III subunit delta, with amino-acid sequence MQYGSWLRAAEAGQVAPVTLLHGAEPFLIDEAIGRVTRALIPDAAELAMSRDVLEAREVGPEGIVRAAQTFPWGAARRVVVARGVEGLGPKQAEPLVEYLGQPNPATALLLPVSQPLASSHWLLKAVASAAAPASGEPASGEPASFSIVEVPRLSGRSLIGWLRAHAASAGLELAEDAAQLLVTFVGEEPAALAAELGKAALAGGADNQRVGVGEIRAVVGEHRSREIFELTRAVELRDAGSALPLLDRLLSAGEEPLRILAILAGQARRATPAAARLARCWKAERRLKLGGLARPELCLLVADLCAD; translated from the coding sequence GTGCAGTACGGTAGCTGGCTCCGGGCGGCCGAGGCAGGGCAGGTCGCCCCGGTGACGCTGCTCCACGGAGCCGAGCCGTTCCTGATCGACGAGGCCATCGGACGGGTCACACGGGCGCTCATTCCGGACGCGGCCGAGCTCGCGATGTCGCGCGATGTCCTCGAGGCGAGGGAGGTGGGCCCTGAAGGCATAGTCCGCGCGGCCCAGACCTTCCCGTGGGGAGCGGCACGGCGGGTCGTGGTGGCCCGCGGCGTGGAGGGACTCGGCCCCAAGCAGGCGGAGCCGCTCGTCGAGTACCTCGGCCAGCCGAATCCAGCGACGGCACTTCTTCTCCCCGTCTCCCAGCCCCTCGCCTCCTCGCACTGGCTGCTCAAGGCCGTGGCCTCGGCCGCCGCGCCCGCGTCGGGGGAGCCTGCGTCGGGCGAGCCCGCGTCGTTCTCAATAGTCGAGGTGCCGCGCCTCTCGGGTCGTTCTCTCATCGGATGGCTCCGGGCTCATGCCGCGAGCGCGGGGCTCGAGCTCGCCGAGGACGCCGCCCAGCTCCTCGTCACCTTCGTCGGCGAGGAGCCCGCCGCGCTCGCCGCCGAGCTCGGCAAGGCCGCCCTCGCGGGAGGTGCCGACAACCAGCGGGTCGGCGTCGGAGAGATTCGCGCCGTGGTCGGAGAGCATCGCTCGCGCGAGATCTTCGAGCTCACGCGCGCCGTCGAGCTCCGCGACGCGGGATCTGCGCTGCCGCTCCTGGACCGCCTCCTGTCAGCCGGCGAGGAGCCGCTGCGCATCCTGGCCATTCTGGCCGGGCAGGCGCGGCGCGCCACGCCGGCCGCCGCGCGTCTCGCCCGCTGCTGGAAGGCGGAACGTCGGCTGAAGCTGGGTGGCCTCGCGCGTCCCGAGCTCTGTCTGCTCGTCGCCGACTTGTGCGCCGACTGA